The sequence below is a genomic window from Betaproteobacteria bacterium.
CTTGTCTTTCCGTCCGCGCGGCCCCCGTGCTGGAGGTGCGCGAGTCAGCCGCCCTGGCCGCCTCCCCCGCGGCGGTATGGAAGCTGATCGGCCGCTACGGCGGCCTCCACGGCTGGCACCCGGCGGTGGCCGACACGCGCATTTCCCGCGGCAAGGACAATGATCCCGGGGCGGTGCGCGACATCACGGTCAAGGACGGCGCCCACATCGTCGAGGAACTGCTGGCCTACGACGGCAAGGGGCGCTCGATGCGCTACCGCATCGTCGAATCGCCCATTCCGGTGAAGAACTACTCCGCGACGCTGCGCGTCCAGCCGGAGGGCAAGGGCAGCCGGGTGGTGTGGGTCGGTCGCTTCGAGGCCACCGGCGAAGGGCAGGAAGCACGGGACAAGGTCCGGGCTTTGTTCTCGGATATCTACAAGGCCGGTTTCGACGGCCTGCGGACGCGTCTGGAGGAAGGGGGCGGCGGCAAGTAGTCGAGCCCGGAGCGCTGCAGCGGTGCCCTGCGGGCGGCGCTGCCGGGTCACTGCACCAGATTCTGGCGCAGGGCGAGGCGCATGAGTTCGATGTCGGTGCGCACCCCGAGCTTGGCCTTCACCTGGTAATGGATGTTCTGGGCCGTCTTGGGGCTGATGTGCAGGGCCTCGCCGATCTCCTCGGCGTTGTGGCCGTCGAGCACCAGACGCAGGACTTCGAATTCCCGCGGGCTGAGTTCGCGGAAGGGGTCGGCGGCGCCGTCCAGGAGGGTGAGGGCCATGTCCGGCGCAATATCCGGGCTCAGGACCCGCTGCCGGGCGGCGACCTGATAGACCGCCTGGATGAGGATATCGGGCGATGAACTCTTGGTGACGTAGCCCAGGGCACCGGCCCGCAGAGCCTGGGTGGCGAAGAGGGGGTCGCGGTGCATGCTGAAGGCCAGAATGCGAGCCTGGGGATCGCGCTGGATGAGGCG
It includes:
- a CDS encoding response regulator transcription factor, yielding MLGLLLVDDHAVVREGYRRLLERRSDLRIVGEAGDAAEGYRLYKECGPDVAILDLSLPDTGGIELIKRLIQRDPQARILAFSMHRDPLFATQALRAGALGYVTKSSSPDILIQAVYQVAARQRVLSPDIAPDMALTLLDGAADPFRELSPREFEVLRLVLDGHNAEEIGEALHISPKTAQNIHYQVKAKLGVRTDIELMRLALRQNLVQ
- a CDS encoding SRPBCC family protein → MLSSFSLRHAVALGAALACLSVRAAPVLEVRESAALAASPAAVWKLIGRYGGLHGWHPAVADTRISRGKDNDPGAVRDITVKDGAHIVEELLAYDGKGRSMRYRIVESPIPVKNYSATLRVQPEGKGSRVVWVGRFEATGEGQEARDKVRALFSDIYKAGFDGLRTRLEEGGGGK